A stretch of Cicer arietinum cultivar CDC Frontier isolate Library 1 chromosome 5, Cicar.CDCFrontier_v2.0, whole genome shotgun sequence DNA encodes these proteins:
- the LOC101497599 gene encoding LOW QUALITY PROTEIN: receptor-like protein kinase FERONIA (The sequence of the model RefSeq protein was modified relative to this genomic sequence to represent the inferred CDS: deleted 2 bases in 1 codon) → IVLINVVGSNISGSRDTCKFRSWSADASFILGTAFGAVNGGIEVNIEYPPGTPSYIAPTIVFSSARSMGPNTNINLSYNLTWTFSIDYGFAYLVRLHFCEGTTVITKVNQRVFKIFIANQSAFNTADVIAWATEDFKPTDEIILNCGDPILSLNLDGRSWSTGCGSNFGSGKSIMLEVATNDPAVPQNPFMTARIFETPYTYSFPVASGWIFLRLYFYMASYSSLNISDARFGVTSQFYTLFRNFSVLETTLDSKDHYVVKEYSIHIDGGTLNVTFTPSTTAINAYAFITFCRRRHNTSEGRPSWFRLSLFSNSPSPASANINTTRSYRSSLPQNLCRHFSFAEMKAATNNFDETLILGVGGFGKVYKGEIDGGSTKVVIKRANPLSKQGEHEFQTEIQMLSKLRHRHLVSLIGYCEENTEMILVYDHMAYGTLREHLDKTQKPPLPWKQRLEICIGAAQGLHYLHTGVERTIIHRDVKTTNILLDEKWVAKVSDFGLSKIYPSLDNTHVTTEVKGSFWYLDPEYYRRQQLTDKSDVYSFGVVLFEILCARPALNVKLADEEMNLGKWAAHCYKTGILDQISDPYLKGKIALKCFKKFAETDHMAYGTLREHLDKTQKPPLPWKQRLEICIGAAQGLHYLHTGAERTIIHRDVKTTNILLDEKWVAKVSDFGLSKIYPSLDNTHVTTEVKGSFWYLDPEYYRRQQLTDKSDVYSFGVVLFEILCARPALNVKLADEEMNLGKWAAHCYKTGILDQISDPYLKGKIALKCFKKFAETAMKCVADQGIERPSMGDVLWNLELALQLQKSLEDTANPEDNANLEDSENSLGGIHCEEPLFTDVKGKKKLDYVIDSGNSGDSTSVRGRSLAREDSAQG, encoded by the exons attgttctcataaaTGTGGTTGGGAGTAATATTTCGGGTTCTCGTGATACTTGCAAGTTTAGGTCTTGGAGTGCTGACGCGTCTTTCATACTAGGAACTGCATTTGGAGCTGTGAATGGTGGTATAGAAGTGAATATTGAGTATCCTCCAGGAACACCGTCTTATATTGCTCCGACTATTGTTTTCTCGTCGGCCAGATCGATGGGTCCAAACACCAATATCAACTTGAGTTACAACTTGACTTGGACATTCTCAATTGATTATGGGTTTGCCTATCTTGTGAGACTTCACTTTTGTGAGGGCACCACGGTGATAACCAAAGTTAATCAAAGAGTATTCAAAATATTCATCGCTAATCAAAGTGCATTTAATACGGCTGATGTTATTGCCTGGGCAA CTGAAGATTTTAAGCCTACGGacgaaataattttaaattgtggtgACCCTATTCTTAGTTTGAATCTTGATGGCCGTTCATGGTCCACTGGTTGTGGCTCGAATTTTGGTTCTGGAAAATCCATCATGTTAGAGGTTGCAACTAATGACCCTGCAGTCCCTCAAAATCCCTTCATGACGGCGCGGATTTTCGAAACACCATATACCTATAGTTTTCCGGTGGCTTCTGGTTGGATATTCCTCaggttatatttttatatggcTTCTTATTCGAGTCTTAATATATCAGATGCCCGATTTGGCGTGACATCCCAATTTTACACCTTGTTTAGGAACTTCAGCGTTCTTGAGACTACTTTGGATTCAAAGGATCATTATGTTGTGAAGGAATATTCCATCCACATTGATGGAGGTACATTGAACGTAACTTTTACTCCATCTACCACTGCAATTAATGCATATGCTTTCATCACATTTTGTCGCCGTAGGCATAACACAAGTGAGGGACGACCTAGCTGGTTTCGACTTTCGCTTTTCAGTAATTCACCCTCTCCAGCTTCTGCCAATATCAACACAACAAGGAGTTACAGATCCTCACTTCCACAAAACCTTTGTCGTCATTTCTCGTTTGCGGAAATGAAGGCTGCTACAAACAACTTTGACGAGACTTTGATTCTCGGTGTGGGAGGATTTGGCAAGGTTTACAAAGGAGAAATTGACGGTGGATCGACTAAAGTCGTAATTAAACGTGCGAATCCACTCTCCAAACAGGGTGAGCACGAATTCCAAACTGAAATTCAAATGCTCTCTAAACTTCGTCACCGCCACCTTGTTTCGCTGATTGGATACTGTGAAGAGAACACTGAAATGATCCTTGTCTATGATCACATGGCCTATGGAACACTCAGGGAGCATCTAGATAAGACACAAAAACCTCCACTACCGTGGAAGCAAAGGCTTGAGATATGCATTGGAGCTGCTCAGGGTTTGCACTATCTTCACACCGGCGTTGAACGCACTATCATCCACCGTGACGTGAAGACAACAAACATTTTACTAGATGAGAAGTGGGTGGCCAAGGTTTCTGATTTCGGATTGTCGAAAATATATCCTTCATTGGATAATACACATGTAACTACTGAGGTAAAGGGTAGTTTCTGGTACTTGGATCCAGAATACTACAGGAGGCAGCAACTGACCGACAAATCCGATGTGTACTCATTTGGTGTGGTTCTATTTGAGATACTCTGCGCTCGCCCGGCTTTGAATGTAAAACTAGCTGACGAGGAAATGAATCTAGGTAAATGGGCAGCTCATTGCTACAAAACAGGCATTCTTGACCAAATCAGTGATCCTTATCTGAAGGGCAAGATAGCTCTGAAATGCTTTAAGAAGTTCGCCGAGACC GATCACATGGCCTATGGAACACTCAGGGAGCATCTAGATAAGACACAAAAACCTCCACTACCGTGGAAGCAAAGGCTTGAGATATGCATTGGAGCTGCTCAGGGTTTGCACTATCTTCACACCGGCGCTGAACGCACTATCATCCACCGTGACGTGAAGACAACAAACATTTTACTAGATGAGAAGTGGGTGGCCAAGGTTTCTGATTTCGGATTGTCGAAAATATATCCTTCATTGGATAATACACATGTAACTACTGAGGTAAAGGGTAGTTTCTGGTACTTGGATCCAGAATACTACAGGAGGCAGCAACTGACCGACAAATCCGATGTGTACTCATTTGGTGTGGTTCTATTTGAGATACTCTGCGCTCGCCCGGCTTTGAATGTAAAACTAGCTGACGAGGAAATGAATCTAGGTAAATGGGCAGCTCATTGCTACAAAACAGGCATTCTTGACCAAATCAGTGATCCTTATCTGAAGGGCAAGATAGCTCTGAAATGCTTTAAGAAGTTCGCCGAGACCGCGATGAAGTGTGTAGCTGACCAAGGCATTGAAAGGCCATCCATGGGGGATGTCTTGTGGAACCTGGAACTTGCTTTGCAGCTTCAGAAAAGTTTAGAAGACACTGCAAATCCAGAAGATAATGCAAATCTAGAAGATAGTGAAAACAGTCTTGGTGGAATACACTGCGAAGAGCCATTGTTTACAGATGTGAAAGGAAAGAAGAAGTTGGATTATGTGATTGATTCTGGAAACAGTGGCGATTCAACGAGTGTTAGAGGTAGAAGCTTGGCTAGAGAAGATTCTGCTCAGGGCtag